In Nicotiana tabacum cultivar K326 chromosome 2, ASM71507v2, whole genome shotgun sequence, the following proteins share a genomic window:
- the LOC107780400 gene encoding peroxisome biogenesis protein 7-like (The RefSeq protein has 1 substitution compared to this genomic sequence), producing MPVFRTPFNGYSVKFSPFYENKIAVATAQNFGILGNGRVHILQLTPNGPISEIAAYDTADGVYDVCWSEAHDSLVIAASGDGSVKLYDLSLPPTNNPIRAFNEHTREVHAVDYNTVRKDSFLSASWDDTVKLWTVDRNASVRTFKEHAYCVYSTAWNPRHADIFASASGDCTTRIWDVREPGSTMILPAHEFEILSCDWNKYDDCIIATTSVDKSIKVWDVRNYRVPISVLNGHGYAVRKVRFSPHRASAMVSCSYDMTVCMWDYMVEDALIGRYDHHTEFAVGVDMSVLVEGLLASTGWDELVYVWQHGMDPRAP from the exons ATGCCGGTATTCAGAACCCCCTTTAACGGTTACTCCGTCAAATTCAGCCCCTTTTACGAAAACAAAATCGCCGTTGCCACCGCACAGAATTTCGGCATCCTTGGTAACGGCAGAGTTCACATTCTTCAGCTCACTCCAAACGGACCCATATCGGAAATCGCCGCTTACGACACCGCTGACGGCGTTTACGACGTTTGCTGGTCTGAAGCTCACGATTCCCTCGTAATCGCCGCAAGCGGCGATGGTTCTGTAAAACTCTACGACCTTTCTTTGCCTCCCACCAACAACCCGATTCGTGCCTTCAAGGAACATACACGCGAGGTGCACGCTGTAGATTATAATACAGTGAGAAAAGATTCCTTCTTGTCAGCTTCTTGGGACGATACTGTGAAGCTGTGGACAGTGGATAGGAATGCTAGTGTACGGACTTTTAAGGAGCATGCTTATTGTGTGTATTCCACAGCTTGGAATCCAAGGCATGCTGATATTTTTGCATCTGCTTCTGGGGATTGTACTACTCGTATCTGGGATGTCCGTGAACCAG GGTCTACCATGATTCTGCCTGCACACGAGTTTGAAATTCTCTCATGTGACTGGAATAAGTATGATGATTGTATCATTGCAACCACATCAGTTGATAAGTCAATCAAGGTTTGGGATGTTAGGAATTATAGAGTGCCAATTTCCGTGCTTAATGGGCATGGATATGCAGTGAGGAAAGTGAGGTTTTCACCACATAGAGCGAGTGCGATGGTTTCATGTTCATATGACATGACTGTTTGCATGTGGGATTACATGGTGGAAGATGCACTTATTGGGAGGTATGATCATCACACAGAGTTTGCTGTCGGAGTTGATATGAGCGTTCTCGTTGAAGGGCTATTGGCTAGTACAGGATGGGATGAACTTGTTTATGTTTGGCAACATGGAATGGACCCTAGAGCACCCTGA